In the Lysobacter stagni genome, GAGCCTTGGCCAGCCTCTCGGTGAACGACTGTGCGACCTTCATCCGGAGCATTACGCCCTCCGCTCGATCGCGCCAGCAATTCCGCCTAGTGCTGACTTGGATCCTCGCCTGCGCGCTGCAGGAGGGCTGGATCGACGACAACCCGGCGTTGTCGACGCGCAAGTTCTCGCACGAGCGGCAGCGCGAGCGCCTCACGATCGAGGCCTACCGCGCGATCTGGGAGAAGGCGCCGGCGTGGGTTCGAAACGCAATGGACCTGTCGCTGCTGACCTTGCTGCGACGCGAGGACGTGGTGTCGCTGCGATTCTCGGACGTACGTGAAGGCGCGCTGTGGGTCGTGCCTTCGAAGACCGAGGAGACCTCGGGCGTGCGCCTCAAGATCGCCGTCAGCGCTGAGCTGGACAGGCTTCTCGCTCGCTGCCGCGACGACGTCGTCTCGCCGTTCCTGGTGCACCGTCTGCCGGGCAAGGCGCGTCCGCAGAACCTACGCGCGAAGGAGCGCAAGCACCACACGCAAGTCCTACCGGAGCAGCTGTCTCGCGCTTTCGCCGCCGCTCGCGACGGAGCGAAGGTTACCAGCGAGAACCCGCCGACTTTCCACGAGATCCGAAGCTTAGGCGGTGCGCTCCTGCAGGAAGCTGGGTGGAACGTGTCGCAGGTTCAAACGCTGATGGGCCATAACAGTGAGGCTATGACAAAGGTCTACCTCGAAGGTCACGCATCACCGTGGCAGTCCGTTTCCACAGGAATCACTCTGTTCACGCAATAGCCCTGGGCGCTTTGGGGATTTCGAGAAGTAGCGCGTCGATCTCTGCGTCTAACGGCTCAATGCCAACTAACAGAGATTCCACTCGTCGAAGCTCGTCCGCGGGATTGAGCGCTTGCCTCACTCCAGTTCGAGACGATGAGTGCGCTGCCGCCCCTCGCAAGGCTCCGAACGAATCGAGATCAGCCAAAAGATTCGGATCTAACTTTCCATGGTCGATGCCAATAGGAAGAAGGAGTGCCAGCAAATTCTTCTCCTTAACGCCATTGTTGTCCGACCGCACGAAATGATGAAAAGCCGCCCAGATGGGCGTTAGCCTTACATTAATATCGATGAGCTCTGGCCACGTCTTTTTCTTGTTGTCACTGGGCGCCTGGAGGGTATCTGGGGGCGATCGCATCTCCTTCCCAGAGAAGCTCGTCAGGCACAATGCAACTCGCGAGGCGAATCGAGTCCGCTCCCATGCCTCGCGTGCCAAGTTCGCCACCTCCAGTGCGCGGTCCTCAAAGTAGGTTTCGATCTCAGCGTGCGCCAGAACCCGATAGCCTAATGCCCTCGTAGAAATGGCGTCCGGCTGTTCGTATAGCCCTGTGGGATCAAAGGCTTCAGGCAAGAGATGACTTCTGAGCGCAGCAAGCTGATCTCTTAGCTGCACGAATCGCTCGGACGGCACGACTAGACTCCAAGGCCCGCAAAGTCGATGCCAGCCTTTTCGGCTGTAGTTCTGGCAGGCCTAAGCGTCGGCAGGTTCAGAGCGGCTTCAATAGCTTCGCTTAGCGCTTTACCCCAAAGATGAAGGCGCGCGTATGTGTTAGGCACACCCGCGGTATCACTTTCCGCCGCATTCAGGAAATCGCCTTGCGCAATAACCATCTGGTATGCGGTTCGCACCCTGTCGCGATGGTCAAGCATTCGCTGACGCACGACTGGATTAGCCGCGTAGAACACAAGCGCATCAAATATTGCTCGATTGAATGATCTGGAACCTTCCTTCCGAGCGACCCCGTCCGCACCGAAGATGTCGATCAGCGCAGCTGTTGCTGCATCGAAAGCATGCATCGCCTCACAAATCTCGTCCCGTCGCGAACTCCATGCCGCATTGAGCCTCTCACAGGTCAGATCGAGGAAATCCTTCATTCTGCCCGCGTATTCGGGGAGGAACAGGTTGAAGCCAAGGTATCGAACCAGAAGCTCCACGTCCCTCATGCGCGGATCCGGGCTGTCACGACCGAGCAGCGTTTGCAGCGGCTGCGACTGTCCCGCCTGGTCGTCGACCTCATTGGAGAAGTCACCAGGAAACATAGCCTGTCGAAGTTCTTGCGGCGAGAGCTTTACGCTCCCGGTGTTCAACCTTAGAAACACAAGGTGCAAGAAGTCGTAGTTCGGCCAGTTTCTAATGACTACAGTTCGTACCGTGTAGTTATGGAAGGCATTGAGGTCGTTTTCGTATGCCGGGTCGTTGAGTTGCTCGTAGGTCTTACGAGCGAGATCCGACCTTGCTTCGAGCCCACGCAAACGAAACGCGTTATGTTCACCGGCAGCGTTACCAGTGAACTGCATCAGGGAGAGAAGGCGCTGCTTGCCATCAAGCACAATGTATTTACCGCGCTGTCCTTGCTTCTCCGCAAGAACGATTTGGGGCACCGGCAAACCCAGCACGAGAGATTCAATGAAGGCGCTCTTGCGCGTGACGGACCAAGCATCGCGGCGCTGAAAGCGTGGGCTCATTTCGATGTTTTGGCGCGTCAGCTGAGAGACTAGGGTCTCAACCGTCCAGTCGGCCGAGTGGAGTACCGCATCTGAGAAATGTCTAACTTCCGCGGACTCAATCTCGGTGTCATCTTCGTCTTCGAACTCGGTCAGTTCGGTCATGCGTCTCTCCTAGCCATACGCAGCCCATAGCTTACGGGCAGCGCCTCATGGGCGCCCGCGTCGCGAACTATAGGGTGGAAATAGGGTGGAAATAGGGTGTAGGGCCAACTCACCTACACGTAACCCTTTGAAAAGATGGTCGGGACGGCCGGATTTGAACCGACGACCCTCTGCCCCCCAGGCAGATGCGCTACCAGGCTGCGCTACGCCCCGACATGTTGCATGTGCCGCCCTTGCGAGCGGGCGGCAAGTATAACGGTTGAAACGCCGCTGCGGCCACCGCGTGGCGCGGTCCGGATTCAGCGCCGCAGCAGCTGCAGGACTTCTTCCAGCTCCATCCGCACCTGGCGGATGATCTGCGAGCTCAGCGCGGACTCGTCCTTCGCCGTCTCGCCTTCCAGGCGCAGGCGCGCGCCACCGATGGTGTAGCCCTGTTCGTACAGCAGGCCGCGGATCTGCCGCACCATCAGCACTTCGTGGCGCTGGTAGTAGCGACGGTTGCCGCGGCGCTTGACCGGGTTGAGCATCGGGAACTCCGTCTCCCAGTAGCGCAGCACGTGCGGCTTGACGTCGCACAGCTCGCTGACCTCACCGATGGTGAAGTAGCGCTTGGCCGGGATGGGCGGGAGTTCGCGATTGCTGCCGGGGTCAAGCATGCTCCGCTCCGGAATAGGCTTCGACGCGTTCCTTCAGCTTCTGGCCGGGACGGAAGGTCACGACCGTGCGGGCGGAGATGGGGATCTCCTCGCCCGTCTTGGGGTTACGGCCGGGGCGCTGGTTCTTGCGGCGCAGGTCGAAATTGCCGAAACCCGACAGCTTGACCTGGCGCCCCTGCTCCAGCGCCTCACGCAGCGCGTCGAAGAAGGAATCGACGAACTCCTTCGCCTCGCGCTTGTTCAGCCCGACTTCGTCGAACAGGCGTTCGGCCATCTCAGCCTTGGTCAATGCCATCGTTGTCCTCAACCTCAGCTGCGGATTGCCGCGCCGTATTCCTGCTGCAACGCCGTGGTGACCGAAGCCACCGCGGAGTCGACGTCACGGTCAGTCAGGGTGCGCGATTCATCCTGCAGAATCAAGCCCATAGCAAGACTTTTGAAACCCGCTTCCACCCCCTTTCCCTGGTACCGGTCGAACAGCACCAGATCGCGCAGGGACGGGCCCGCGGCACGCTTCACGGCGTCGGAAATGGCATTCCATTGCACCGCTTCCGGGACGACGAACGCGAGGTCCCGTCGGACGGACGGGAATCGCGACAACGAACCGGCGCGCGGCACGGCCCGACTGAACAGGGGGGCGAAATCGAGCTCGAAGGCGACCACATCGACGTCCAGCTCCAGCGCGCGTTGCAGTCGCGGGTGCAGCTGACCGATCCAGCCCAGCTTCACGCCGTCGCGGTAGACGTCGGCCGAGCGGCCGGGGTGCGCCCACACGGGCTGCGAGGGGCGGAATTCCAGCGCGGCCCCGGCCAGCGCGGCCAGGCTTTCCAGGTCGCCCTTGATGTCGTGGAAGCCCACCGGGCGCGCGGTCGCGGCCCACTGTTCGGCCGCGGCATCGCCGCAGGCCACGGCGGCGATGCGCGTGGTCTCGATGGGAGCGTCCGTGCCGTTGGCGCGGAAGACGTTGCCCACTTCGAACAGGCGCACGCGCGGTTGCTGGCGCGCGGCGTTGCGCGCCAGTGCAGCGACCAGACCCGGCAGCAGCGCGGTGCGCATGACGCCCAGTTCCGCGCTCAACGGATTGGCCAGAGGCACGCCACCGTCGGTGAGGCCCCACTTCGTGAGCAGATCGGCATCGACGAAGGCGTAGTTCACGGCTTCGAGGAAATCGCGCGATGCGAAATGTCGACGCGCCGTGCTTTCGTCCACGCGCGTCTCGCTGGGCGCGACCAGGCGTGCGGCGCCCGCAGGCAGCGTGGTCGGGATGACGTCGTAACCGTGGATGCGCGCGATCTCTTCGACGAGATCTTCCTCGATCGCCAGGTCGAAGCGGCGACTCGGCGGCGTGACGCGCCAGGCGTCGGCGAGGTTCTCAACGCCCAGGCCGAGCGCGCGCAGGATGCGTTCGACTTCGGCATCGGCCACGTGCAGGCCCAACACGCGCGCCAGTCGCGTGCGACGCAGCACGATGGGCTGCGGCGCCTGCAGGTGCTCGGGCAGCACGGCTTCGATCACCGGGCCGGTGGAACCGCCGGCGATGTCGAGGATCAGCTTCGTCGCGTATTCCACGGCGATGCGCGGCAGCTCCGGATCGACGCCGCGCTCGAAGCGGTGGCCGGCGTCGGTATGCATGCCCAGTTTGCGGCTGCGGCCGATGATGGCCGACGGCACCCAGTGCGCGGCTTCAAGGAAAACGTTGCGCGTGGCATCGGTCACGCGGGTGTCGAAACCGCCCATGATGCCGCCCAGCGCAACGGCGCGCGCACCGTCGCCGCCGCGGCTGTCGGCGACGACAAGGAATTCCTCATCGAGCGCGACCGTGCGGCCGTCGAGCAGTTTGAGTTCTTCGCCCGCGCGCGCCGGACGCACCACCACCGCGCCTTCCAGCGTGTCCTTGTCGAAGGCGTGCATGGGCTGGCCGAGTTCGAGCATCACGTACTGCGTGACGTCGACGAGGAAGCTGATGGGACGCACGCCACTGCGACGCAGGCGTTCGGCCATCCACGCGGGCGTGGACACGTTGGCGTCGACACCGTCGATGACGCGGCCCACGAAGCGCGGCACGCGCGCACCGGCCTGCAGTTGCACGGCCATCGTCGCGTCGCTCTGCGCGGCCACGGGCGTGGCTTCGAACGCGCGGACTTCGCTGCCCATCGCGGCAGCCACGTCGTACGCGATGCCGCGCACGCTGAAGCAGTCGGCACGGTTGGGCGTGAGCTTGATCTCGATGGTCGCGTCGGGCAGACCCAGGTACTGCGCCAGTGGTGCACCGATCGGCGCATCGGCGGCAAGTTCGAGCAGGCCCGAGGCATCCGGATCCACGCCCAGCTCCTTGGCCGAGCACAGCATGCCGAAGGACTCCACACCGCGCAGCTTCGCCGCCTTGATGGCGATGCCGCCCGGAAGATTCGCACCGACGGTGGCCAGCGGGGCCTTCAGGCCCGCGCGCGCATTCGGCGCACCGCAGACGATCTGCACGGTGCCGTTGCCGGTATCGACCTGGCAGACCTGGAGGCGGTCGGCTTCGGGATGTTTTTCCGCGCTCACGATCTGCGCGACGAAGACGCCGTCCAGCGATTCGCCCAGCGCGGTGACTTCCTCGACCTCCAGGCCGATGGCGGTCAGCGTCGCGGCGAGTTCATCGCGCGATGCGGTGGTCGGGACGTGATGGCGCAGCCAGTTTTCGGAGAATTTCATTCGGTTCTATCCCGCAACGCGACAGGTCAGGCGAACTGCTTGAGGAAACGCACGTCGTTGTCGAAGAAGCTGCGCAGGTCGTCCACGCCGTAGCGCAACATCGCGAAGCGTTCCACGCCCAGGCCAAAGGCATAGCCGGTGTACTTCTCCGGATCGATGCCGACGTTGCGCAGCACGTTCGGGTGGACCATGCCGCACCCGAGCACTTCCAGCCAGCGCGTGGAACCGTCCGGCTGCTGCCAGGCGATGTCCACTTCCGCCGACGGCTCGGTGAAGGGGAAGTAGCTGGGACGGAAGCGCATCTCGAAATCGCGCTCGAAGAACGCGCGCACGAACTCGGCCAGCGTGCCCTTGAGGTCGGCGAAGCTGGCGTGCTCGTCCACGAGCAGGCCTTCGCACTGGTGGAACATCGGCGTGTGCGTCTGGTCGCTGTCGCTGCGGTACACCTTGCCCAGCGCGATCATGCGCAGCGGCGGCTGGTGTTCCTGCATGTAGCGCACCTGCACGCCGGAGGTGTGCGTGCGCAGCAGGCGGCCGTCGCCGAAGTAGAACGTGTCGTGCATGGCGCGCGCCGGATGGTGCGGCGGGAAGTTCAGCGCCTCGAAGTTGTGCCAGTCGTCCTCGATTTCCGGCCCGTTGCTCAGTTCGAAACCGAGGCGACCGAAGATGTCGGCGATGCGTTCCATCGTGCGGCTGACCGGGTGCAGGCCACCGCGACCGGCGTCGACACCGGGCAGCGTGACATCGATGCTTTCCGAGGCCAGGCGTGCATTCAGCGCCGCATCGTCCAGCACGGTGCGACGTTGCGAAAGCGCGGCAGTGAGTTCGTCGCGTGCCTTGTTGATGGCTTCGCCGGCGACCTTGCGCTGATCCGGCGGCAGCGTTCCCAGCTGCTTGAGCTGTGCGGTGACGCTGCCGTTCTTGCCCAGCAGCGCGACGCGCAGGGCTTCGATCGCATCAGGCGATTCGGCCGCGGCGATCTCGCCCAGTGCCTGCTGCGTCAGTGATTCGATTCCACTCATCCACGAACCTCCGGCCTTTGCGTCGCGCCCGCGCATCGGGAGCGACGAACCAGAAAACCAAGCCCCAAAACGAAACATGGGGAAGGACTTGCGCCCTTCCCCATGCGTCTATTGCGTTGTGCCTGTGCCCGCGCCACCGATGGACCGGGGCAGCCTGGCCAGGCGAGCAACTTACGCCGCGAGCGCGCTCTTCGCCTTCTCTGCCAGCGCCGCAAAACCCTGCGCATCGTGCACGGCGATGTCCGCCAGCACCTTGCGGTCGAGGGTGATGCCGGCCTTCATCAGGCCGTTGATGAAACGGCTGTAGCTCAGGCCGTTGATGCGGGCAGCCGCGTTGATGCGGGTGATCCACAGCGAACGGAACTGACGCTTCTTCTGCTTACGACCGATGTAGGCGTACTGCAGGGCCTTCGTGACCGCCTGCTTGGCGACGCGGAAGACCTTGCGGCGGGCGTGATAGTAGCCCTTGGCCTGCTTCAGGATTTTCTTGTGACGGCGACGCGCCGTAACACCACGCTTAACTCGTGCCATTTTTCAGTCTCCTCACAAATACGGAAGCATGCGGTCCAGACGGCCTGCGTCCTCGGCACGAACATGGTTCGTCTGCCGCAGGTTGCGCTTCCGCTTGGTCGCCTTCTTGGTGAGGATGTGGCTCTTGTTGGCGTGGCCGCACTTGTACTTGCCGGAAGCGGTCTTCCGGAAGCGCTTGGCCGCCGCCCGATTGGTCTTGATCTTGGGCATTGCGATGTCCTTTCGGATGGTTGGTCACTGGCCTGGGCGGTGGCATAGCCACTCTTTCCGTCCTGCCCTGCCGGCTTGTAAGTCGTTGATCCTCAAGGGACAACAACAGGTCCGTAGTACTGCAAACAACAAACCCGGCGAACCGGGCCGCACATTATGCGGGCTCGGAGCCGGGCTTGCAAATCTTTTCTTTGAAAATCAGGAGGTTCGGCCACGGGCCTGCCCCCTGACGGCGAAAGGCGCCTCGCGGCGCCTTTCCTGGCCCGGACCCGCGCTACGGCGGGTCGCGGCGCTTACTTCTTCTTCGGCGCGATCATCATGACCATCTGACGGCCTTCCAGGCGCGGCCGGGACTCGATGACGATGTCCTCGCCCAGGTCGGCCTCGATGCGGGCCGCCATCTCGCGGCCCAGCTCCTGGTGGCTCATCTCGCGGCCACGGAAGCGGATGTTCACCTTGACCTTGTCGCCTTCCTCCAGGAAGCGGCGCATGTTGCGCAGCTTGATCTGGTAGTCGCCTTCGTCGGTCACGGGACGGAACTTGAGTTCCTTGATCTCGACCTGCTTCTGCTTCTTCTTGGCCTCGTTGGCCTTCTTCTGCATCTCGAAGCGGAACTTGCCGAAATCCATGATCTTGCAGACCGGCGGGTCCGCATTGGGCTGGATTTCGACGAGGTCGAGGTCCTCGTCCTCGGCCATGCGCAGGGCTTCGTCGCGCGTAAGCACGCCGATCATTTCGCCATCGCTGCCGATCACGCGCACGCGGGGGACGCGGATTTCCTGATTCTTCCGATTGGGCTTCTCGGGGGTACTGATGTTGCAATCTCCGGTGTGGAACGTGCCGGCCGCCGGGGCGGCCGGGGTCAAGTCTGGCTGCAGGCGCTACTGTACGCCCTCACTGCGCAAACGCGAGGCGAAATCGGCGACGGACATCGTCCCCAGATCCTCTCCTCCCCGCGTGCGCACGGCGACCATGCCGTTTTCCTTCTCGCGATCACCGATCACCAGCAGGTAGGGCACGCGCTGCAGCGTGTGCTCGCGGATCTTATAGCCGATCTTCTCGTTTCGCAAATCCGAATGGACCCGGAAGCCTTGATTTGCAAGGGATTTCCGGACTTCATCCACATAGTCGGCCTGGGCGTCGGTGATGTTCATGACGACGGCCTGGATCGGCGCCAGCCACGCCGGGAACTGGCCGGCATGGTGCTCGATCAGGATGCCGATGAAGCGCTCCATCGAGCCGACGATGGCCCGATGCAGCATCACCGGGTGGCGGCGCTGGCTGTGCTCGTCCACGTACTCGGCGCCGAGGCGGCCGGGCATCATGAAGTCGACCTGCATCGTGCCCAGCTGCCAGGTACGGCCGATGGCGTCCTGCAGGTGGTACTCGATCTTCGGGCCGTAGAAGGCGCCCTCGCCCGGCAGCTCCTGCCATTCCACGCCGGCCGCGCTCAGGGCCGAGCGCAGGGCGTTCTCGGCCTTGTCCCACGTGGCGTCGTCGCCCAGGCGCGAATCCGGGCGCAGGGCGATCTTGATCTGGATGTCGGAGAAGCCGAAGTCGGCGTACACCTTCAGCGCCTGCTCGTGGAAGGCGCGGACCTCGGACTCGATCTGGTCCTCGGTGCAGAAGATGTGGCCGTCGTCCTGCGTGAAGCCGCGCACGCGCAGGATGCCGTGCAGCGCGCCGGAGGGCTCGTTGCGGTGGCAGGCGCCGAACTCGCCGTAGCGGATCGGCAGGTCGCGGTAGCTGTGCAGGCCCTGGTTGAACACCTGCACGTGGCCCGGGCAGTTCATGGGCTTGAGCGCGTAGGTCCGCTTCTCGGACTCGGTGAAGAACATGTTGTCCTTGTAGTTGTCCCAGTGGCCGGATTTCTGCCACAGCGACACGTCCAGGATCTGCGGGCAACGCACTTCGCCGTAGCCCGTTTCGCGGTACACGCGGCGCATGTACTGCTCGACGACCTGCCAGATCGACCAGCCCTTGGGATGCCAGAAGATCAGGCCCGGGCCTTCCTCCTGGAGGTGGAACAGGTCCTGGGCCTTGGCGATCTTGCGATGGTCGCGCTTCTCGGCCTCCTCCAGCTGCGTCAGGTAGGCCTTGAGGTCCTTGTCGTTGAGCCAGGCCGTGCCATAGATGCGGCTGAGCATCTGGTTGTTGGAGTCGCCGCGCCAGTAGGCGCCGGCCACCTTCATCAACTTGAACGCGCGCAGCTTGTCCGTGGACGGCACGTGCGGGCCGCGGCACAGGTCGGTGAACTCGCCCTGGCTGTAGAGCGAGAGGTCTTCGCTGGCCGGGATCGATTCGATGATCTCGGCCTTGTAGGCCTCACCCATGCCACGGAAGAAAGCCACCGCGTCGTCGCGCGACTTCACGCTGCGCGCCACCGGCAGGGCTTCCTTCACGATCTTCTGCATCTCGGCCTCGATCGCCGGAAGATCTTCCGGCGTGAACGGGCGCTCGTAGGCGAAGTCGTAATAGAAGCCGTTGTCGATGACCGGGCCGATGGTGACCTGCGCGCCGGGGTACAGGCGCTGCACGGCCTGCGCCAGCAAGTGCGCGGTGGAGTGGCGCAGCACGTCGAGCGCGTCGGGGTGTTTCTCGGTGACGATCTCGAGCGAGGCGTCGTGGTCGATGCGGAAGCCCGTGTCGACGAGCTTGCCGTCAACCTTGCCGGCCAGTGCGGCCTTGGCCAGGCCAGCGCCGATGGAGGCGGCGACGTCGCCGACGGACACGGGTTGTTCGAATTCACGGCGGCTGCCGTCGGGGAGCGTGATGGCGATCATGTGCGGATGCGGGCGCGCAGTGCGCGGCTGGCGGAATGTGAGGGATCGGAAATGAAAAACGGCGCCGCGGCGCCGTCAGTCGAGGGGCGGCGTCGGCGTTCAGCGATGGGAAGTGGTAGTGCTCATGTCGCACGCTCGGCCGGCGGGTTCGCCGCGGGCCACCTCGATCCTGTCCCCGGACGGACGCCGGAACACGAACAGAAGTGTTGGGGCTGGCGGCAACCAAGTCAACGCCAGCAGGCGCCGCCGTGAAATCCGTACTCCGGAAAGCAGAACGGCGCGATCCGGGGATCGCGCCGTTCCGACCACTGTAGTGGTGGGCGGTACAGGGTTCGAACCTGTGACCCCTACCATGTCAAGGTAGTGCTCTACCGCTGAGCTAACCGCCCGGAAATCCGGGAATCCGTCGTCGCAAACCACTCGACGAGGGGCGCGCAGTGTAGCCCGTCGCCGCGGCGGCGGCAACAGGTCCGCGCGCTTCCGGACGCCGGCGCGCGGGCTCAGGCGGCGAAGCCGGCATCCTTGAGCTGTCGCAGCTGGTCGCGCACGGCGGCGGCCTCCTCGAACTCGAGATCGCGCGCGTGCTGGTACATCTGCTGCTCCAGCGCCTTGATGCGCGCGGCGAACTGGGAGGGGCTGAGCTTGGCGTATTCGGCCAGGTTGTCGGCCACCTTGCGCGCCTTGCCCCGCCCCTTGGCGGTCTCGCCGGGCTCGGCACGCGCGCCTTCCATGATGTCCACCACGGCTTTGGCGACCGATCGCGGAACGATCCCGTGCTCGGTGTTGTGTTCGACCTG is a window encoding:
- a CDS encoding tyrosine-type recombinase/integrase, with product MGRTRSRSRLGWPPNLYPNKAGFKYRHPVTRKEVWMGNDKAKAFAAAKKLNAMLTPSNDLVARVMGTEKTVSDAIKVFREDDVPGRKWAPKTAEVYESVIRRVESTLGERALASLSVNDCATFIRSITPSARSRQQFRLVLTWILACALQEGWIDDNPALSTRKFSHERQRERLTIEAYRAIWEKAPAWVRNAMDLSLLTLLRREDVVSLRFSDVREGALWVVPSKTEETSGVRLKIAVSAELDRLLARCRDDVVSPFLVHRLPGKARPQNLRAKERKHHTQVLPEQLSRAFAAARDGAKVTSENPPTFHEIRSLGGALLQEAGWNVSQVQTLMGHNSEAMTKVYLEGHASPWQSVSTGITLFTQ
- a CDS encoding DUF262 domain-containing protein; protein product: MTELTEFEDEDDTEIESAEVRHFSDAVLHSADWTVETLVSQLTRQNIEMSPRFQRRDAWSVTRKSAFIESLVLGLPVPQIVLAEKQGQRGKYIVLDGKQRLLSLMQFTGNAAGEHNAFRLRGLEARSDLARKTYEQLNDPAYENDLNAFHNYTVRTVVIRNWPNYDFLHLVFLRLNTGSVKLSPQELRQAMFPGDFSNEVDDQAGQSQPLQTLLGRDSPDPRMRDVELLVRYLGFNLFLPEYAGRMKDFLDLTCERLNAAWSSRRDEICEAMHAFDAATAALIDIFGADGVARKEGSRSFNRAIFDALVFYAANPVVRQRMLDHRDRVRTAYQMVIAQGDFLNAAESDTAGVPNTYARLHLWGKALSEAIEAALNLPTLRPARTTAEKAGIDFAGLGV
- a CDS encoding MerR family transcriptional regulator — encoded protein: MLDPGSNRELPPIPAKRYFTIGEVSELCDVKPHVLRYWETEFPMLNPVKRRGNRRYYQRHEVLMVRQIRGLLYEQGYTIGGARLRLEGETAKDESALSSQIIRQVRMELEEVLQLLRR
- a CDS encoding integration host factor subunit alpha — encoded protein: MALTKAEMAERLFDEVGLNKREAKEFVDSFFDALREALEQGRQVKLSGFGNFDLRRKNQRPGRNPKTGEEIPISARTVVTFRPGQKLKERVEAYSGAEHA
- the pheT gene encoding phenylalanine--tRNA ligase subunit beta; this translates as MKFSENWLRHHVPTTASRDELAATLTAIGLEVEEVTALGESLDGVFVAQIVSAEKHPEADRLQVCQVDTGNGTVQIVCGAPNARAGLKAPLATVGANLPGGIAIKAAKLRGVESFGMLCSAKELGVDPDASGLLELAADAPIGAPLAQYLGLPDATIEIKLTPNRADCFSVRGIAYDVAAAMGSEVRAFEATPVAAQSDATMAVQLQAGARVPRFVGRVIDGVDANVSTPAWMAERLRRSGVRPISFLVDVTQYVMLELGQPMHAFDKDTLEGAVVVRPARAGEELKLLDGRTVALDEEFLVVADSRGGDGARAVALGGIMGGFDTRVTDATRNVFLEAAHWVPSAIIGRSRKLGMHTDAGHRFERGVDPELPRIAVEYATKLILDIAGGSTGPVIEAVLPEHLQAPQPIVLRRTRLARVLGLHVADAEVERILRALGLGVENLADAWRVTPPSRRFDLAIEEDLVEEIARIHGYDVIPTTLPAGAARLVAPSETRVDESTARRHFASRDFLEAVNYAFVDADLLTKWGLTDGGVPLANPLSAELGVMRTALLPGLVAALARNAARQQPRVRLFEVGNVFRANGTDAPIETTRIAAVACGDAAAEQWAATARPVGFHDIKGDLESLAALAGAALEFRPSQPVWAHPGRSADVYRDGVKLGWIGQLHPRLQRALELDVDVVAFELDFAPLFSRAVPRAGSLSRFPSVRRDLAFVVPEAVQWNAISDAVKRAAGPSLRDLVLFDRYQGKGVEAGFKSLAMGLILQDESRTLTDRDVDSAVASVTTALQQEYGAAIRS
- the pheS gene encoding phenylalanine--tRNA ligase subunit alpha, translated to MSGIESLTQQALGEIAAAESPDAIEALRVALLGKNGSVTAQLKQLGTLPPDQRKVAGEAINKARDELTAALSQRRTVLDDAALNARLASESIDVTLPGVDAGRGGLHPVSRTMERIADIFGRLGFELSNGPEIEDDWHNFEALNFPPHHPARAMHDTFYFGDGRLLRTHTSGVQVRYMQEHQPPLRMIALGKVYRSDSDQTHTPMFHQCEGLLVDEHASFADLKGTLAEFVRAFFERDFEMRFRPSYFPFTEPSAEVDIAWQQPDGSTRWLEVLGCGMVHPNVLRNVGIDPEKYTGYAFGLGVERFAMLRYGVDDLRSFFDNDVRFLKQFA
- the rplT gene encoding 50S ribosomal protein L20, which gives rise to MARVKRGVTARRRHKKILKQAKGYYHARRKVFRVAKQAVTKALQYAYIGRKQKKRQFRSLWITRINAAARINGLSYSRFINGLMKAGITLDRKVLADIAVHDAQGFAALAEKAKSALAA
- the rpmI gene encoding 50S ribosomal protein L35; translation: MPKIKTNRAAAKRFRKTASGKYKCGHANKSHILTKKATKRKRNLRQTNHVRAEDAGRLDRMLPYL
- the infC gene encoding translation initiation factor IF-3; this encodes MSTPEKPNRKNQEIRVPRVRVIGSDGEMIGVLTRDEALRMAEDEDLDLVEIQPNADPPVCKIMDFGKFRFEMQKKANEAKKKQKQVEIKELKFRPVTDEGDYQIKLRNMRRFLEEGDKVKVNIRFRGREMSHQELGREMAARIEADLGEDIVIESRPRLEGRQMVMMIAPKKK
- the thrS gene encoding threonine--tRNA ligase; this translates as MIAITLPDGSRREFEQPVSVGDVAASIGAGLAKAALAGKVDGKLVDTGFRIDHDASLEIVTEKHPDALDVLRHSTAHLLAQAVQRLYPGAQVTIGPVIDNGFYYDFAYERPFTPEDLPAIEAEMQKIVKEALPVARSVKSRDDAVAFFRGMGEAYKAEIIESIPASEDLSLYSQGEFTDLCRGPHVPSTDKLRAFKLMKVAGAYWRGDSNNQMLSRIYGTAWLNDKDLKAYLTQLEEAEKRDHRKIAKAQDLFHLQEEGPGLIFWHPKGWSIWQVVEQYMRRVYRETGYGEVRCPQILDVSLWQKSGHWDNYKDNMFFTESEKRTYALKPMNCPGHVQVFNQGLHSYRDLPIRYGEFGACHRNEPSGALHGILRVRGFTQDDGHIFCTEDQIESEVRAFHEQALKVYADFGFSDIQIKIALRPDSRLGDDATWDKAENALRSALSAAGVEWQELPGEGAFYGPKIEYHLQDAIGRTWQLGTMQVDFMMPGRLGAEYVDEHSQRRHPVMLHRAIVGSMERFIGILIEHHAGQFPAWLAPIQAVVMNITDAQADYVDEVRKSLANQGFRVHSDLRNEKIGYKIREHTLQRVPYLLVIGDREKENGMVAVRTRGGEDLGTMSVADFASRLRSEGVQ